The segment GATCTATGTCTTCAAGAAAGAAGTTCTCGAAAAATTATTGAGAGAAGCCCCGAATCAAACTGATTTCGGAAAGGAAATCATCCCCAGTTCGGCAAGTACTTACAACGTTCAAGCCTACCTGTTTAACGACTATTGGGAAGACATCGGAACGATTCAAGCGTTCTACGAATCGAATTTGGCATTAACCCAACAACCCTATCCGCCTTTCAGTTTCTACGACGAAACGGCTCCAATCTATACTCGTCAACGCTTCTTGCCACCGAGCAAATTCCTCGATTCTCAAATTACCGAATCGATCGTGGGTGAAGGCTGCATCCTGAAAAATTGCCGAGTGCATCATTCGGTGTTGGGTGTGCGATCGAGAATTGAAGCAGGCTCGATCATTGAAGATTCGCTGATTATGGGAGCGGACTTCTACCAAGGTAATACTGAGCGCAAATCCGGTGCGGATTGTGATAGTCCAAATGTACCGCTAGGAATTGGTTCAGACACGATTATTCGTCGTGCCATTATCGATAAGAATGCTCACATTGGATGTAATGTCCAAATTGTGAACAAAGACCATGTGCAGGAAGCCGATCGAGAAAATCTCGGTTTCTATATTCGCAGTGGGATTGTTGTGACGTTGAAAAATGCGGTGATTCCCGACGGAACGATTATCTAAACCGATTCGATTAGTGCTAATGATTGGACTGCCAGGGAGCGGGAAATCGACTCTGGCAGACTCTTTGTTGGCAGATGAATCGTTGCCTTCCGAATTGTTGTGCTCTCGCGAATGGAATTTGCAGGACACTCATACAAGAAGGTTAATCTCCACCGATGCTATTCGCGCTCAACTGTTCGGAGATGAGGCGATTCAAGGCAGTTGGCTGAAAATCTGGCTCGAAGTGCGATCGCAGTTTCACCAAGCGGTCAGTGAGATCGCAGCCGACGAACTCGAATTTGCGCTCTACGATGCCACCAATGCTGTGCGGAAACAACGCCGAGCCGCGATCGCACTCGCACGAAAAGCTGGATTCACACACATCAC is part of the Leptolyngbya boryana PCC 6306 genome and harbors:
- a CDS encoding glucose-1-phosphate adenylyltransferase, coding for MKKVLAIILGGGAGTRLYPLTKQRAKPAVPLAGKYRLIDIPVSNCINSEIFKIYVLTQFNSASLNRHLARAYNFSGFSEGFVEVLAAQQTAENPNWFQGTADAVRQYIWLFQEWDIDEYVILSGDHLYRMDYREFVQRHRETGADITLSVVPMDEARASDFGLMKIDDSGRVVDFSEKPKGDALKAMQVDTTVLGLSPEEAKQSPYIASMGIYVFKKEVLEKLLREAPNQTDFGKEIIPSSASTYNVQAYLFNDYWEDIGTIQAFYESNLALTQQPYPPFSFYDETAPIYTRQRFLPPSKFLDSQITESIVGEGCILKNCRVHHSVLGVRSRIEAGSIIEDSLIMGADFYQGNTERKSGADCDSPNVPLGIGSDTIIRRAIIDKNAHIGCNVQIVNKDHVQEADRENLGFYIRSGIVVTLKNAVIPDGTII
- a CDS encoding AAA family ATPase; the encoded protein is MIGLPGSGKSTLADSLLADESLPSELLCSREWNLQDTHTRRLISTDAIRAQLFGDEAIQGSWLKIWLEVRSQFHQAVSEIAADELEFALYDATNAVRKQRRAAIALARKAGFTHITGIWVNPTIEICLERNRLRSRQVPEEVIHRMARRLYGAPPSVEEGLDCLIETESQTTSHPLLPTFSDPESNFPSHNEQSVNSPHAT